The nucleotide sequence AAACGGACGACCGGCCAGCGGCCGGCGCCCGAATCAGAAAGGTGCCGCGGCATGCGGCAGCCGGGCGCTTCGAGCTGGTAGCCTGGCGCCAAACCCGGTCTTGTCGCGGTTTCGCGCGCAAGACCGATCCCTGCAATTTTGACAACGCAATCACCGCTCCCGCGAGGGCTCGGCGCCGTCCGTCCGGCCCGCGCGGGTCCAGCTCAGCTGGTACCGAAGTAGGACTGCAATGCGCGGACTTCGAGATCGCCGGCGATATAGGCCCGGATCCCTTCGGCCGCGGCAACAGCGCCGGAGAGAGTGGTGTAATAGGGCACCTTGTGCAAGAGGGCGGCGCGGCGCAGCGACCGGCTGTCCGACAGCGCCTGGACGCCCTCGGTGGTGTTGTAGACCAGCTGCACCTCGCCGTTCTTGATGGCGTCGACGATGTGCGGCCGGCCTTCCAGCACCTTGTTGATCTTGGTCGCCGGGATGCCGTTCTCGGCAAGGTAGCGCTGGGTGCCCGAGGTGGCGATGATCCTGAACCCGGCCTCGTGCAGCATCTTCGCCGCCGGCAGGATGCGCGGCTTGTCGCCGTCCTTGACCGAGACGAACACGGTGCCGGCGCGCGGCACCTTGGTGCCGGAGCCGATCTGCGACTTGGCGAACGCGATAGCATAGTCGTGGTCGAGGCCCATCACCTCGCCGGTCGAGCGCATCTCCGGGCCGAGCACGGTGTCGACGCCGGGGAAGCGCGCGAACGGGAACACCGCCTCCTTGACGCCGACATGGGCGAACTTCGGCCGCTTGAGGCCGAAGCTCTTGAGCTTCTCCCCGGCCATGGTGCGCGCCGCGATCTTGGCGATCGGCACGCCGATCACCTTGGCGACGAACGGCACGGTGCGGGAGGCGCGCGGATTGACCTCCAGCACGTAGATGTCGCCGTTCTTGATGGCGTACTGCACGTTCATCAGGCCGCCGACGTTCAGCGCCAGCGCCATGGCGCGGGTCTGGCGCTCCAGCTCGGCGATGGTCGCCTCGCTCAGCGAGTGCGGCGGCAGCGAGCAGGCCGAATCGCCCGAATGGATGCCGGCCTCCTCGATGTGCTCCATCACGCCGGCGACGAAGGTGTCGGTGCCGTCGCACAGGCAGTCGACGTCGACCTCGATGGCGTCGGCGAGGTAGCGGTCGAGCAGCAGCGGCCGCTTGTCCGACACCACCAATTCGCCGGGACGGGCGAGGTCGCGCGTCAGCCGCTCAAGGTAGCGGCCGAGGTGGGCGGGATCGAACACGATCTCCATCGCCCGCCCGCCCAGCACGTAGGAGGGGCGGATGACGATGGGATAGCCCATGCCGGCGGCCTTGGCGCGGGCGTCCTCCGGGCTTACCGCGATGGCGTTCTGCGGCTGCTTGAGGCCGAGCTCGTCGAGCAGGTGCTTGAAGCGGTCGCGGTCCTCGGCGAGGTCGATGGCGTCGGGCGAGGTGCCCAGGATCGGAATATTCGCCTGCTCCAACGACTCGGCGAGCTTGAGCGGTGTCTGGCCGCCGAACTGCACGATGGCGCCATGGAGCCGGCCGTTGGTCTGCTCGCGCGCCAGAATCTCGGTGACGTCCTCGGTGGTGAGCGGCTCGAAATAGAGCCGGTCCGAGGTGTCGTAGTCGGTCGACACCGTCTCCGGGTTGCAGTTGATCATGATGGTCTCGTAGCCGGCATCGCGCAGGGCAAACGAGGCATGACAGCAGCAGTAATCGAACTCGATGCCCTGGCCGATTCGGTTCGGGCCGCCGCCGAGGATCGCGACCTTGGTGCGGTCGGACGGCTGCGCCTCGTCGGCCGGGACGCCGGCGAACGGCGGCTCGTAGGTCGAGTACATGTAGGCGGTTGGGGATGCGAACTCCGCCGCGCAGGTGTCGATGCGCTTGTAGACCGGGCGTACGCCGAGCGCGTGGCGGGCCGCGCGCACGTCGGTTTCGCCCTTGCCGGTGAGCTTGGCGAGCCGCGCGTCGGAAAAGCCCATGCTCTTCAGCCGCCGCATCGAGGTTGCGGTGGCCGGCAGGCCCTTCCTGCGGATCTGTGCCTCCATGTCGACGATGGCGCGGATGCGCTCAAGGAACCACGGATCGATCTTGCAGCTGTCGAAGATCTGCTCGTCGCTCCAGCCGAGCCGCATCGCCTGGGCGACCTGCAACAGCCGGCTCGGCGTCGGCGTGCCGAGCGCGGCGCGCACCGCGTTCTTGTCGTCGCCCTGGCCGAGGCCCTCGATCTCGATTTCATCCAGGCCAGTGAGGCCGGATTCCAGCGAGCGCAGCGCCTTTTGCAGGCTTTCCTCGAACGAGCGGCCGATCGCCATCACCTCGCCCACCGACTTCATCGAGGTGGTGAGGTTGGAGTCGGCGCCGGGGAATTTCTCGAAGGCGAAGCGCGGAATCTTGGTGACAATGTAGTCGATGGTCGGCTCGAACGAGGCCGGCGTCGCGCCGCCGGTGATGTCGTTGGCGATCTCGTCCAGCGTGTAGCCGACCGCGAGTTTCGCGGCGACCTTGGCGATCGGGAAGCCGGTCGCCTTCGAGGCCAACGCCGAGGAGCGCGACACCCGCGGGTTCATCTCGATGATGACGAGGCGGCCGTCGTTGGGATTGACGGCGAACTGCACGTTGGAGCCGCCGGTCTCGACCCCGATCTCGCGCAGCACCGCGATCGAGGCGTCGCGCATGATCTGGTATTCTTTGTCCGTCAGCGTCAGCGCCGGCGCGATGGTGATCGAATCGCCGGTGTGCACGCCCATCGGATCGACGTTCTCGATCGAGCAGATGATGATGCAGTTGTCCGCGGTGTCGCGGACCACCTCCATCTCGAACTCCTTCCACCCCAGCACCGATTCTTCGATCAGCACTTCGTTGGTGGGCGAGGCGTCGAGACCGCGCTCGATGATCTCCAGGAACTCCGCCTTGTTGTAGGCGATGCCGCCGCCGGTGCCGCCGAGCGTGAAGGACGGCCGGATGATGGCGGGCAGGCCGACATAATCGAGCGCCTCCAAGGCCTCGATCAGCGCCTTGTCCTGATAGCGCTTGCGGCGATCGATCTCGCCCTTCAGCCACGTCTTTTCGAACGCCTTGAGCTGTTCGGCCTTGTCGGCCTCGGCGATGGGCTGCGCGGTGATGCGGGCGACCTCGGCCTTGTAGGCGGCGCGGTCGGCCTTCTTGAGGTCGGAGGCGTTGGCGAGGCGCGAGCGCGGCGTCTCAAGGCCGATCTTGTTCATCGCCTCGCGGAACAGCTGGCGATCTTCGGCCTTGTCGATGGCGTGCGCCTTGGCGCCGATCATCTCGACGTCATACTTGTCGAGTATGCCCATCTTCTCGAGCGACAGCGCGCAGTTGAGCGCAGTCTGTCCGCCCATGGTCGGCAGAAGGGCAAAGCCGCCGGGAACGGCGTAGCGTTCCTTCTCGATGATCTTGGCGACGATCTCGGGCGTGATCGGCTCGATGTAGGTGGCATCGGCCAGATCGGGATCGGTCATGATGGTGGCGGGATTGGAGTTGACCAGGACGACCCGGTACCCCTCCTCCTTGAGCGCCTTGACCGCCTGCGTTCCGGAATAATCGAACTCGCAGGCCTGGCCGATGACGATCGGCCCCGCGCCGATGATGAGAATCGTGGAGATGTCAGTCCGTTTGGGCATGGGCGAATGCTGTTGGCGCACACGAAAAAAGGGCTGCGCCTGTGGCGCGCCCCTCGTCAGCGGGCTATCAACCGCCCAGGAACGGCGGCAAGCCCCTCCTTAGACGAGATTTGCCGGGGAGGGAAGCCGGGGCGCGCGGTCGACAGCGTCGCGCCTAGCGGCTATGCCGGACAAATGCTGGGACGGCTCCTTCGTCAGTTCATCGCCTTCGCCGGGGTCGGCGTGGTCGCCTCCATCGCCCATTATGCCGTGCTGGCGGTTCTGGTGGAGGGGGCGGCGGTAAGGGCAAGCCTGGCGGCGCTGGCCGGGTTCACGGTCGGCGGCATCGTGTCCTACCTGCTCAACCGCCGCTACACCTTCGACAGCGCCCGCAGCCATGGCGCGGCGGTGCCGCGCTTCGCGCTGGTCGCGGCCGGGGCGTTTGTGCTGACCGGCCTGTTGATGGAGGCGTTTACCGCCCACTTCGGCCTGCATTGGCTGGTGGCGCAGGTGATCACCACCCTGATCGTCTTGATCTGGACGTTTGTCGGCAACCGGTTCTGGACCTTTCGCGACGCAATATGACGTTGCAAAATATCGGGTACCGCGGCTCGGAACGTCGCGACCGCGGTCGCTCGCGCGGTCTCGGTCATTCGGCGAACTGGCGGATGGGGGGCTCCCGGTTCGCGGCGTTGCCGCGCCCGGGAACGGCTACGCCCGCACCGCCGCGAATGCCATCCGCGCCGGGTTGTGGCCGAGATTGGCGATGCGCTCGGGGATGAAGCCGGCCGACCGCAGCATCTCCTGCATCTGTGCGTCCGAATAACGGGCGAGGCCGAGCGTGCGCCGCAGCTTGGGGTAGTTCGAGAACAGCGTGCGGGCGAGGCCGATGACGGCGGCGACGAAGAAGCCCTCCCGTGCGGCAAAACGCAGCAGCGCCACGGCGTCGGTCGCGGCCCGGTCCTCCGGCGGCAACACGTCCGCCACCACCAGCCGGCCGCCCGGCGCCAACTGCCGCTGCCACGCCGCGAGGCAGCCCTCGAACTCCGCCTGCGTCATGTACTGCGCCACCGAATTGGCGATGACGAGGTCGAGCGCGCCCTGCGGCAACGCCGCGACCTCGGCGGGCGTCAGAACGGCGATGTTCGCGACGCCGCGGGTGCGGGCGGCGAGGCGGCTGCGCACCGAGGCGGCGGCATCATAGAGATAGAGCCGGGCGCAGCCGGCAGCGACGCGCGGCGCGTCCAGCGCCTCGCCGCAGCCAAAATCGAGCACGCGGCCGGGCGGGGCCGGCAGCAGCGTCCGGATATCGTCGGCGAGCCGGCGGTAATGCACCGCAAGGTGCCGCGAGCTGACAAAAATCGGGTTTGCCGCGTTCCAGTAATCGACCCAGCGCATGAGCCATTCTAACCGCAGGTTGTCGCTTGGGCAATTTGCGAAAGCTTGGGCGCGGCGCCGCGTTGAACGCCGCCGCCGTCTATGCCACCACCAGCTGGGTTTCAGCGCACCGCGCGGTTTCGGGAAGGGCCGACCATGCTGCACAAGAACTTCATCGCCGGCGACTGGGTCGAGGGCATCGCCGTCAACCGCAACGTCAACCCGTCCAACCTCGACGACGTGGTGGGCGAGTACGCCCGCGCCAGCGCCGCCCAGGCCAACGCCGCCATCGATGCCGCGTTCGCGGCGCTGGCAGGCTGGCGCAACGTCACCATCGAGCAGCGCAGCGACATGCTCGACCGCATCGGCAGCGAGATTTTGGCGCGCAAGGACGAACTCGGCCGGCTGCTGTCGCGGGAGGAGGGCAAGCCGCTGGCCGACGGCATCGGCGAGGCGGTGCGTGCCGGCCGGGTGTTCAAGTTCTTCGCCGGCGAGGCGCTGCGCCCCGGCGGCGATCGCATCCCCTCGGTGCGGGCCGGCGTCGACGTCGAGATCACCCGCGAGCCGGAAGGCGTGGTCGGGCTGATCACGCCGTGGAATTTCCCCATTGCCATTCCGGCCTGGAAGATCGCGCCGGCGCTGGCGTTCGGCAACACCGTGGTGCTGAAGCCGGCCGATCTGGTGCCGGGCTCGGCCTGGGCGCTGGCCGAGATCATTTCGCGGGCCGGAGTGCCGGCCGGGGTGTTCAACCTGGTGATGGGGTCGGGCCGCGAGGTCGGCGATGCCATCGTGCAGTCGCCCAAGGTCCGGGCGGTGAGCTTCACCGGCTCGGTCGAGGTCGGCCGCAACATCGCCATCGACTGCGTCAGCCGCGGCAAGAAGGTGCAGCTCGAGATGGGCGGCAAGAACCCCTTGATCGTGCTCGACGACGCCGATTTCGACCAGGCGGTGGCGGTGGCGCTCAACGGCGCGTTCTTCCAGTGCGGCCAGCGCTGCACCGCCTCCTCGCGCCTGATCGTCACCGACGGCATTCACGACCGCTTCGTCGCCGCCTTGGCCGAGAAGGCCGCGGCGCTGAAGGTGGGCGATGCGCTTAGCCCCGGCACCGAGCTCGGCCCGGTGGTGTCGCAATCCCAGCTCGACCAGGATCTCGGCTATGTCGAGATTGCGCGGAGCGAGGGCGGCCGGGTGGTCACCGGCGGCGAGCGCCTCAACCGCGAGACGGCGGGCTACTACATGTCGCCCGCCTTGATCACTGAGACCGACAACGCCATGCGCATCAACCGCGAGGAGGTGTTCGGGCCGGTGGCGTCGGTGATCCGCGTCAGGGATTACGAGGCGGCGGTCGAGGTCGCCAACGATACCGCGTTCGGGCTGTCGTCGGGCATCTGCACCACCTCGCTGAAATACGCCTCCGACTTCAAGAAGCGCTCGGCGGCGGGCATGGTGCTGGTCAATCTGCCGACCGCCGGCATCGACTATCACGCCCCGTTCGGCGGCCGGAAGGGCTCGTCCTACGGCCCGCGCGAGCAGGGCGCCTATGCGCGGGAGTTCTACACCGCGGTGAAGGTGGCCTATACCCTAGCGTAAGTGGGACGGCCGGGAGCGACCGTGGCACGGTAAGGATCAGCGCCGAAGGCCGACGCCGGCGATGCCGTCGACCGGCTCGGGTTCGGTGACGCTGGGGACGGTGGCCACCGTCGCCGGATCGGCCGGGGTGCGGGCGACCGACTTCGGCGCCGGCTGGCTCGGCATGGTTTCGATGGGGGCCGGCCGCTCGGCGGTGTGGTGGCGGGCCGGCGGGCCGCCGATCGCGATCGCCACGCCAAGGCCGACGATCGCCACGCCCACGGCCAGCAGTCCATATTCGACGGTCGCGATCACGCGCCGCACCAGCGTGATCCGGCGCAGATTTCGTCTCAACGCGGTACTCAACGCAACGCCTCCCGGTTTCGGGAACACAGTGGCCGAACGGCCGGTCCCAGTCTCGCGCCGGGAGGTGACTGCGGGGTTAACAAAGAGTGAGCAAGACCGCGCGGGTTTGACGCGGTTGCGGCGTTACGACCGCTCGGCGCCGACTGGCTGCGGCGGCGTTGCGCCGGCGGCGGGCGCCCGCGCCTTGCGCGGCTTCAGCCTCGCCAGCGGCCGCTCGACCGCGAGGTGCACGGCAACGCCGGCGGCGATGGAGGCGGCAATGGCGAAGGCGATGGCGGCGGCGCCGGATAGCCCGCCGAACAGCTTGAAGGCGACCGAGATGGCGAAGGTGTGGAACAGGTAGATCGAGTAGGAAGCGTCGCCGATGACGGTGAGCGGGCGAAACGCCAGGGTGGCGCCGCCGAGTTCCAGGGCAACGACGCCGGCCACGAGCAGCAGCGATGGCAGGCCGAACACCAGCGCGCGCGGCGCCGACCAGCCCAGCACGCCAACGGCGGCAAAGCCGGCCACCGCGCCGGCAATGAGGGCGAGGCCGAGCGCGCGGCCGCGCAGACAGCCGGCCGACACGCACCAGCCGATCGCCACGCCGTAGGCGAACTCCAGGACGATCGAGTTGGTCCAGAACCGGAACTGGTCATTGTCAGGCGACAGCGCCACGCCCAGCACCACCAGGCTCGACAGCACGCCGATGAGGCCGATGCCCTGTACCGTACGGCTGAACAACAGGAAGCCGGCGAAGATGAGATAGAAGAACATCTCGTAATTCAGCGTCCAGCCTTGGGCCAGGATGGGATAGATCTCGCCGGGGACGCTCTCGGACAGGTGCGGAATGAAGAACAGCGACGTTACCAGGGCGGATGCCGAGACGTGCATCCGCGGGAACAGGCTCAACAGCGTGCCCAGCGCCAGCACCAGGGTCGCCAGCCAGTACAGCGGCACGATACGGTAGACGCGGTCGACCATGAACGCCGCCGGCGTGGTGCCGCGGCGGGTGATCGTCCACATGATGAAGCCGCTGATGACGAAGAAGATGTCGACGCCGGCCATGCCGAGCGCGAACGAGGCTTGGCCGCGCGGCGCGGCGTGAAACACCACCACGCCGAGCGCGGCCACCGCCCGCAGCGCCTGGATTCCGTAGAATGTCTGCATGCCGGCGCTGCTCCGGGTTGCTGCGCGGACGAAGGCGGCGACCAGATTAGCGGCGCAGCCGCCGCGCTGTCGCGGGAGCAACCGGCGGGCCAGCGACTTTGTTCGCGGATGGTTGATACGAAACTCCGACCTGACCGGCCGGATTTCGCATGAGAAGATAGGGGACGGCGGTGGAGGGATGGTTAAGGCCGGGTTTCGCCAAGGCGGCAGATTGCGGGCCTCACCGCGCCGCCAGTCGCGCGGCGAACAGCGCCATGGTCTTGCGGTAGACCACCGCGCGGTTCCACTCCCGCATCACCTCGAAATTGGCGGTGCCCTCGGTGAACGGCGCGCCGGCCTGCCAGCCATTGGTTCGCAGCAGGTTGGCGGTGGAGGCCAGCACGTCCGGCACGCTGTGGCGCAGATCGACGTGGCCGTTGCCGTCGTAGTCGACGCCGTACTTGAGGTAGGACGACGGCAGGAACTGGGTCTGCCCCAGTTCCCCGGCAAAGGCGCCGACCATGTCGCGCAACGGCAGGTCGCCGCGCTGGACGATCTTCAGCGCGGCGATCAGCTCTCGCTGGAACAGCTCGGTGCGCCGGCAGTCATGCGCCAGGGTGGCCAGGGTGCGGACCACCGGCCGGCTGCCCATGTCGCCGCTGCCGAAGTCGCTCTCCAGCCCCCAGATCGCCACCAGCAGCTCCGGCGGCACGCCGTACTGCCGCTCGATGCGGCCGAGCAGGGCGGCGTGGCGCTGCAGCAGCTGCTTGCCGCGGCTGACGCGGCCGGCCGAGACGCGAGTGGCGGCGTACTGCTCGAAGCTCTTCTGGAAGGTGCCGCGCTGGCGACGGTCGAACGCCAGCACCGCGGCGTCCTCGGCCACGCCGGCGAAGGCGGCGTCGACCACCCGGCGCGACACGCCCTGCGCCTCGGCCTCGCGGCCGATGGTGGCAAGGAAGGCGTTGAAATCGCCGCCGCACGGCGCGGCGTGCGCGGGAGCGGCGAGGGCGAGAAGGATCAACAGGCTGGCGAGGAGCGTGTGCATGGCCATGCAACGCCGGCTTGGCCGTTGCGTTCCATCGCAGGTGCGACAACCGCCGCTTTCGACGTCAGCGGTGGAAGATCGCCAGCCAGATGGTGGGCGGATCGGCTTGCGTGGAGTCTACGCGGTGGCGGCAGTGCGCCGGGATGTCGACGACGTCGCCCGGCCGCAGCGCCAGCTCGCGGCCATCATCGAAGCTGAGCGTGGCCGCCCCGGCCAGCAGCACCACGAACTCGTCCTCGTCCTGGTCGTACCAGAACCCCGGCGGGCTGGCCTGGCCGGTCGACACAATGCGCTCGATGCGCACTGCCCCGCGCGCGAGCAGCGTCTCGACCGCCTCGTCCGGCCCGGCGGGGGGCAGGGCGGCAAAGAGGTTGTTGGGGGGCATGGCGGGGCTCCACGTCTCATCATCCTAAGGGCCTCCAGTTTGACTTGTCATGCCCGCACTTGTCGCGGGCGTCCGCTTCTACGATCATGTTCCGCCGGACCTCGTCGATGCGAACGGGGTCGCGGAACTCCAGATGATGGACCAGGCCATCTGGGCCGTCGATCACCACACAGACCCGCGGGGCATCGTCACAGGCATTCGGGTGCGGTCCGGCCGTTGTCCGATTGGCTCGGCCGCAGGCAAGATAACGCGCGTCCCGTCGCTGCCGATCTGCCCCGATCCTCATCCGCGGAAGCAGAGCGCCGTCGCGCTGTCAGGCGAACAAATGCTGTGCTGTGGGGCAGCTTGACGTCAACAACGCCACCACACGGCGGCAGGCCGTATTCCGTTGGGACGCCGCTTTCCTGCCCGAAACCTGGGTGGTGGGGTCAGTTCTCCCGAAACGCACGGGCGATCTGGTCGGTCAGCGGCTTCAGCAAATACGAAATGGCCGGTCTGTCGCCGGTCTGGACGAACACCTCGGCCGGCATGCCCGGTGCCAGTGTCAGAGTACCGAGCCGCGCCAGTTCCCCGGCCGGGACCATGATGCGAATCAAGTAAAAGGATATCCCCGTTCGCGGGTCCTCGGTCAGATCGGCGGCGACGTGGCTGACCGTGCCATTCAATTCGGGCGTGGTTCGCTGGTTGAACGCCGACATGCGGAGCACCGCCGGCTGGCCCAGCCGGACCTGATCGATGTCCTGGGGCGTGAGACGGGCTTCCAGAGCCAGCCTGTCGCTGTCGGGCACGATCAGCATCACCGTATCGGTGGATGAGATCACGCCGCCAATTGTATGAACCGCGAGTTCGTGAACCACGCCGGTCTGCGGCGCAACGATGTCCGTGCGTTTGAGCTGATCCTCCGCCGTGACCTTGCGTTCGACGTATTCCGCCGTCTGTGCCTCGATATCGCGCAGGCTGCTTGCCACCTCGCTGCGGAAATCCTGGTCAATCTGGAGAAGCTGAATCCGCGTTTCGGCGATCTTGCCGCTGCTCTGGGCCTGGGCCGCGCTCAGCCGGCCGCGCTCACCGTCGAGATTCACTGCCTCGCGTTCCAAAGCCATCAGCCGCTGAACCGAGACGAGCCCCTTTTCCCAAAGCTTGCGGACGCCTTTCAGTTCGAGCCCGATCAGCACGGTGCTTCGTGCCTTAGCCTCCTCCTGAGCAATCAGCCCCTGGATTTCCGTTTCAGACTGCAAGATGCGTTCGCGAAGCTGGGCCTTCTGGCCGAGCCGGGCCTCACGGCGAAGCTCGAACAGCCTGCGCTCGCCGGCTATCAGCCGCGCGACCTCCGGGTCATCGGCGCGGGCCTGCAGGTCGGGCGCAAAGGCGATCATCTCCACATCGTCGCGTTCGGCCTCGAGTCGCGCCCGCCGCGCGGCGAACTCATCGAGCCGTTTGGTGACGATAGCCAGGTTCGCCCTGGTCTGGGTCGCATCGAG is from Blastochloris viridis and encodes:
- a CDS encoding lytic murein transglycosylase; its protein translation is MHTLLASLLILLALAAPAHAAPCGGDFNAFLATIGREAEAQGVSRRVVDAAFAGVAEDAAVLAFDRRQRGTFQKSFEQYAATRVSAGRVSRGKQLLQRHAALLGRIERQYGVPPELLVAIWGLESDFGSGDMGSRPVVRTLATLAHDCRRTELFQRELIAALKIVQRGDLPLRDMVGAFAGELGQTQFLPSSYLKYGVDYDGNGHVDLRHSVPDVLASTANLLRTNGWQAGAPFTEGTANFEVMREWNRAVVYRKTMALFAARLAAR
- a CDS encoding acyltransferase family protein, giving the protein MQTFYGIQALRAVAALGVVVFHAAPRGQASFALGMAGVDIFFVISGFIMWTITRRGTTPAAFMVDRVYRIVPLYWLATLVLALGTLLSLFPRMHVSASALVTSLFFIPHLSESVPGEIYPILAQGWTLNYEMFFYLIFAGFLLFSRTVQGIGLIGVLSSLVVLGVALSPDNDQFRFWTNSIVLEFAYGVAIGWCVSAGCLRGRALGLALIAGAVAGFAAVGVLGWSAPRALVFGLPSLLLVAGVVALELGGATLAFRPLTVIGDASYSIYLFHTFAISVAFKLFGGLSGAAAIAFAIAASIAAGVAVHLAVERPLARLKPRKARAPAAGATPPQPVGAERS
- a CDS encoding aldehyde dehydrogenase family protein, which produces MLHKNFIAGDWVEGIAVNRNVNPSNLDDVVGEYARASAAQANAAIDAAFAALAGWRNVTIEQRSDMLDRIGSEILARKDELGRLLSREEGKPLADGIGEAVRAGRVFKFFAGEALRPGGDRIPSVRAGVDVEITREPEGVVGLITPWNFPIAIPAWKIAPALAFGNTVVLKPADLVPGSAWALAEIISRAGVPAGVFNLVMGSGREVGDAIVQSPKVRAVSFTGSVEVGRNIAIDCVSRGKKVQLEMGGKNPLIVLDDADFDQAVAVALNGAFFQCGQRCTASSRLIVTDGIHDRFVAALAEKAAALKVGDALSPGTELGPVVSQSQLDQDLGYVEIARSEGGRVVTGGERLNRETAGYYMSPALITETDNAMRINREEVFGPVASVIRVRDYEAAVEVANDTAFGLSSGICTTSLKYASDFKKRSAAGMVLVNLPTAGIDYHAPFGGRKGSSYGPREQGAYAREFYTAVKVAYTLA
- a CDS encoding cupin domain-containing protein, whose product is MPPNNLFAALPPAGPDEAVETLLARGAVRIERIVSTGQASPPGFWYDQDEDEFVVLLAGAATLSFDDGRELALRPGDVVDIPAHCRHRVDSTQADPPTIWLAIFHR
- a CDS encoding GtrA family protein — encoded protein: MLGRLLRQFIAFAGVGVVASIAHYAVLAVLVEGAAVRASLAALAGFTVGGIVSYLLNRRYTFDSARSHGAAVPRFALVAAGAFVLTGLLMEAFTAHFGLHWLVAQVITTLIVLIWTFVGNRFWTFRDAI
- the carB gene encoding carbamoyl-phosphate synthase large subunit, with the protein product MPKRTDISTILIIGAGPIVIGQACEFDYSGTQAVKALKEEGYRVVLVNSNPATIMTDPDLADATYIEPITPEIVAKIIEKERYAVPGGFALLPTMGGQTALNCALSLEKMGILDKYDVEMIGAKAHAIDKAEDRQLFREAMNKIGLETPRSRLANASDLKKADRAAYKAEVARITAQPIAEADKAEQLKAFEKTWLKGEIDRRKRYQDKALIEALEALDYVGLPAIIRPSFTLGGTGGGIAYNKAEFLEIIERGLDASPTNEVLIEESVLGWKEFEMEVVRDTADNCIIICSIENVDPMGVHTGDSITIAPALTLTDKEYQIMRDASIAVLREIGVETGGSNVQFAVNPNDGRLVIIEMNPRVSRSSALASKATGFPIAKVAAKLAVGYTLDEIANDITGGATPASFEPTIDYIVTKIPRFAFEKFPGADSNLTTSMKSVGEVMAIGRSFEESLQKALRSLESGLTGLDEIEIEGLGQGDDKNAVRAALGTPTPSRLLQVAQAMRLGWSDEQIFDSCKIDPWFLERIRAIVDMEAQIRRKGLPATATSMRRLKSMGFSDARLAKLTGKGETDVRAARHALGVRPVYKRIDTCAAEFASPTAYMYSTYEPPFAGVPADEAQPSDRTKVAILGGGPNRIGQGIEFDYCCCHASFALRDAGYETIMINCNPETVSTDYDTSDRLYFEPLTTEDVTEILAREQTNGRLHGAIVQFGGQTPLKLAESLEQANIPILGTSPDAIDLAEDRDRFKHLLDELGLKQPQNAIAVSPEDARAKAAGMGYPIVIRPSYVLGGRAMEIVFDPAHLGRYLERLTRDLARPGELVVSDKRPLLLDRYLADAIEVDVDCLCDGTDTFVAGVMEHIEEAGIHSGDSACSLPPHSLSEATIAELERQTRAMALALNVGGLMNVQYAIKNGDIYVLEVNPRASRTVPFVAKVIGVPIAKIAARTMAGEKLKSFGLKRPKFAHVGVKEAVFPFARFPGVDTVLGPEMRSTGEVMGLDHDYAIAFAKSQIGSGTKVPRAGTVFVSVKDGDKPRILPAAKMLHEAGFRIIATSGTQRYLAENGIPATKINKVLEGRPHIVDAIKNGEVQLVYNTTEGVQALSDSRSLRRAALLHKVPYYTTLSGAVAAAEGIRAYIAGDLEVRALQSYFGTS
- a CDS encoding class I SAM-dependent methyltransferase, giving the protein MRWVDYWNAANPIFVSSRHLAVHYRRLADDIRTLLPAPPGRVLDFGCGEALDAPRVAAGCARLYLYDAAASVRSRLAARTRGVANIAVLTPAEVAALPQGALDLVIANSVAQYMTQAEFEGCLAAWQRQLAPGGRLVVADVLPPEDRAATDAVALLRFAAREGFFVAAVIGLARTLFSNYPKLRRTLGLARYSDAQMQEMLRSAGFIPERIANLGHNPARMAFAAVRA
- a CDS encoding HlyD family type I secretion periplasmic adaptor subunit; this encodes MPGIEAAAVSRSIRRHLGAGAVVSVVLVGGAGGWAAATNLAGAVVATGHFIVESRVKKIQHPTGGVVGQIRVREGQRVTAGEVVMCLDATQTRANLAIVTKRLDEFAARRARLEAERDDVEMIAFAPDLQARADDPEVARLIAGERRLFELRREARLGQKAQLRERILQSETEIQGLIAQEEAKARSTVLIGLELKGVRKLWEKGLVSVQRLMALEREAVNLDGERGRLSAAQAQSSGKIAETRIQLLQIDQDFRSEVASSLRDIEAQTAEYVERKVTAEDQLKRTDIVAPQTGVVHELAVHTIGGVISSTDTVMLIVPDSDRLALEARLTPQDIDQVRLGQPAVLRMSAFNQRTTPELNGTVSHVAADLTEDPRTGISFYLIRIMVPAGELARLGTLTLAPGMPAEVFVQTGDRPAISYLLKPLTDQIARAFREN